From the Nymphalis io chromosome 1, ilAglIoxx1.1, whole genome shotgun sequence genome, one window contains:
- the LOC126769463 gene encoding uncharacterized protein LOC126769463 isoform X3, producing the protein MMKIVLISVLLLQITLCYAYPTSQGVGVYSYQDSTGNRYGGTFDPRDTFIPYSDPFAVPFNDIDYFIPDYFRNFDNILQQLPQFTGSPFFGPGGFQANMDNNAHQSAFASAVAAPGYRRQIASINPVNPGLANVDVTSTLGESDNRNPNFMSVSSSSFASSSNRDGKVTGVRGAETVVNDNGKITKYQVHS; encoded by the exons ATGATGAAAATTGTTTTGATCAGTGTGTTATTACTCCAAATTACGTTGTGCTATG catATCCGACATCGCAGGGTGTAGGTGTCTACAGCTATCAGGATTCCACAGGCAATAGGTATGGTGGGACATTCGATCCGAGGGACACATTCATACCATACAGTGATCCCTTCGCTGTCCCATTCAACGATATCGACTATTTCATTCCTGATTACTTTAGGAACTTTGATAACATACTTCAACA GTTACCGCAATTTACTGGAAGCCCATTCTTTGGACCAGGAGGATTCCAAGCTAATATGGATAATAATGCCCATCAGTCGGCCTTCGCCAGTGCCGTAGCTGCGCCAGGTTACAGACGTCAAATTGCATCCATTAACCCAGTCAATCCT ggTTTAGCGAACGTGGATGTAACGAGTACCCTCGGTGAATCTGATAATAGAAATCCGAATTTCATGAGCGTTTCCAGTTCCTCATTCGCCTCGTCTTCTAACAGAGACGGGAAGGTCACAGGCGTGCGAGGTGCGGAGACCGTCGTCAATGATAACGGAAAGATTACCAAGTACCAAGTTCACAGCTAA
- the LOC126769457 gene encoding uncharacterized protein LOC126769457, which yields MSRFSICFVILGLTGVTQQISSKVDFAEEESTAVEKSSDTDEDVEVKHTIVVSTKLKNNNRRGLHTDGDAGVLTYKFGNKNANDEDSGEVPIVKAFKSVESTQIRTPDSRLKPATYTYPEIVLRNRNLRDEFDLYPNIATNSMQWKPSSYFNNINWWNQDNSDFGSHIRRSRPDYQKFNRRVNDDGVREFYCRKCREMNGLRGCVQPKTNSFLHESTTPKIKIDGKLTKLN from the exons ATGTCGAGATTTTCCATATGTTTTGTGATCTTAg GTCTGACTGGAGTAACTCAACAAATATCATCAAAAGTTGATTTTGCGGAAGAAGAATCAACGGCTGTTGAGAAAAGTTCCGACACCGATGAGGACGTTGAAGTAAAGCACACTATCGTCGTTTCAACGAAACTCAAAAACAATAACAGAAGGGGTCTGCACACAGAcg gTGATGCGGGTGTTCTTACATACAAATTCGGCAATAAAAATGCTAATGATGAGGACAGTGGTGAAGTTCCCATAGTTAAAGCATTCAAATCAGTTGAGTCGACTCAGATAAGAACGCCTGATTCTCGTCTCAAGCCCGCTACATATACTTACCCGGAAATCGTTCTCCGTAATAGAAATTTACGTGACGAATTTGATTTATATCCAAATATAGCCACAAATTCGATGCAATGGAAACCTTCatcatactttaataatataaactggTGGAATCAAGATAATTCCGATTTCGGCAGTCACATCCGAAGGAGTAGACCTGATTACCAAAAATTTAATAGACGAGTAAATGATGATGGTGTTCGAGAATTTTATTGCAGAAAATGTAGAGAAATGAATGGTCTCAGAGGATGCGTTCAACCGAAAACGAACTCTTTCTTACATGAAAGTACGActccaaaaattaaaattgacggaaaattaacaaaattaaattga
- the LOC126769463 gene encoding uncharacterized protein LOC126769463 isoform X2, which translates to MMKIVLISVLLLQITLCYAYPTSQGVGVYSYQDSTGNSIPKLRNRLLTRRSRPSRLRIFRSDIESQRLASHAARKAFDITYNHAGYNPNFFRLPQFTGSPFFGPGGFQANMDNNAHQSAFASAVAAPGYRRQIASINPVNPGLANVDVTSTLGESDNRNPNFMSVSSSSFASSSNRDGKVTGVRGAETVVNDNGKITKYQVHS; encoded by the exons ATGATGAAAATTGTTTTGATCAGTGTGTTATTACTCCAAATTACGTTGTGCTATG catATCCGACATCGCAGGGTGTAGGTGTCTACAGCTATCAGGATTCCACAGGCAATAG TATCCCGAAGCTAAGAAATCGACTCTTAACCAGACGATCGCGTCCTTCTAGACTCAG GATTTTTCGTTCTGATATAGAAAGTCAGAGATTAGCGTCACACGCAGCTCGTAAAGCGTTTGATATAACATATAACCATGCAGGTTATAATCCCAATTTCTTTAGGTTACCGCAATTTACTGGAAGCCCATTCTTTGGACCAGGAGGATTCCAAGCTAATATGGATAATAATGCCCATCAGTCGGCCTTCGCCAGTGCCGTAGCTGCGCCAGGTTACAGACGTCAAATTGCATCCATTAACCCAGTCAATCCT ggTTTAGCGAACGTGGATGTAACGAGTACCCTCGGTGAATCTGATAATAGAAATCCGAATTTCATGAGCGTTTCCAGTTCCTCATTCGCCTCGTCTTCTAACAGAGACGGGAAGGTCACAGGCGTGCGAGGTGCGGAGACCGTCGTCAATGATAACGGAAAGATTACCAAGTACCAAGTTCACAGCTAA
- the LOC126769463 gene encoding uncharacterized protein LOC126769463 isoform X4, with product MMKIVLISVLLLQITLCYAYPTSQGVGVYSYQDSTGNSIPKLRNRLLTRRSRPSRLRLPQFTGSPFFGPGGFQANMDNNAHQSAFASAVAAPGYRRQIASINPVNPGLANVDVTSTLGESDNRNPNFMSVSSSSFASSSNRDGKVTGVRGAETVVNDNGKITKYQVHS from the exons ATGATGAAAATTGTTTTGATCAGTGTGTTATTACTCCAAATTACGTTGTGCTATG catATCCGACATCGCAGGGTGTAGGTGTCTACAGCTATCAGGATTCCACAGGCAATAG TATCCCGAAGCTAAGAAATCGACTCTTAACCAGACGATCGCGTCCTTCTAGACTCAG GTTACCGCAATTTACTGGAAGCCCATTCTTTGGACCAGGAGGATTCCAAGCTAATATGGATAATAATGCCCATCAGTCGGCCTTCGCCAGTGCCGTAGCTGCGCCAGGTTACAGACGTCAAATTGCATCCATTAACCCAGTCAATCCT ggTTTAGCGAACGTGGATGTAACGAGTACCCTCGGTGAATCTGATAATAGAAATCCGAATTTCATGAGCGTTTCCAGTTCCTCATTCGCCTCGTCTTCTAACAGAGACGGGAAGGTCACAGGCGTGCGAGGTGCGGAGACCGTCGTCAATGATAACGGAAAGATTACCAAGTACCAAGTTCACAGCTAA
- the LOC126769463 gene encoding uncharacterized protein LOC126769463 isoform X1 → MMKIVLISVLLLQITLCYAYPTSQGVGVYSYQDSTGNRYGGTFDPRDTFIPYSDPFAVPFNDIDYFIPDYFRNFDNILQQIFRSDIESQRLASHAARKAFDITYNHAGYNPNFFRLPQFTGSPFFGPGGFQANMDNNAHQSAFASAVAAPGYRRQIASINPVNPGLANVDVTSTLGESDNRNPNFMSVSSSSFASSSNRDGKVTGVRGAETVVNDNGKITKYQVHS, encoded by the exons ATGATGAAAATTGTTTTGATCAGTGTGTTATTACTCCAAATTACGTTGTGCTATG catATCCGACATCGCAGGGTGTAGGTGTCTACAGCTATCAGGATTCCACAGGCAATAGGTATGGTGGGACATTCGATCCGAGGGACACATTCATACCATACAGTGATCCCTTCGCTGTCCCATTCAACGATATCGACTATTTCATTCCTGATTACTTTAGGAACTTTGATAACATACTTCAACA GATTTTTCGTTCTGATATAGAAAGTCAGAGATTAGCGTCACACGCAGCTCGTAAAGCGTTTGATATAACATATAACCATGCAGGTTATAATCCCAATTTCTTTAGGTTACCGCAATTTACTGGAAGCCCATTCTTTGGACCAGGAGGATTCCAAGCTAATATGGATAATAATGCCCATCAGTCGGCCTTCGCCAGTGCCGTAGCTGCGCCAGGTTACAGACGTCAAATTGCATCCATTAACCCAGTCAATCCT ggTTTAGCGAACGTGGATGTAACGAGTACCCTCGGTGAATCTGATAATAGAAATCCGAATTTCATGAGCGTTTCCAGTTCCTCATTCGCCTCGTCTTCTAACAGAGACGGGAAGGTCACAGGCGTGCGAGGTGCGGAGACCGTCGTCAATGATAACGGAAAGATTACCAAGTACCAAGTTCACAGCTAA